The sequence TGGGCTATTGTGGAAGATTTGAAGTAAGTCCGTTCTCAGGGTGCCCACGTCTGGTACTACAATGcgcccttggtagaataaCAATCCTGCTTCCATTTCATAGTCCTTGAAGGCACGTTTGATGGAAGGCAGGGCTTTTGACTTGctttggaggaattggaggatctCTTCCAgggatttgtcttggtctagggaCTGCTTGATTTGGCATTGTAACTCCTTTTCCGGCGTGACTAGggcaacattggcaaatacagggtctGGTAGCATGGACTGAGGTTCTGGTGGAATGTCAGCGTGGTCTGACCTTTGGGAAagtgcatctggttttcctgactgtttACCGGGTCTGtacacaatctggaagttataaccGGCCAGTAGGAGGTGCCATTGGGCGTGGCGTTGGTTGAAGGTGcaggattccttccagtattccaagttccagtgatccgtgaagacaGTGATGGGATGCAGGGTCCCTTCTaggaagatacgccaatactcaaaggagcagaTGATAGCCAaaagttccttgtcatgggtgttgtagttctgtttggcacccttAAATGACTCAGATAGAAAACCTAGCGGATGGAGGCGGCCATCTTCCTGatgttggctgagtatggaacctagtGCTGCTcctgaggcgtctgtttccaagaagtagggtttttCTGGGTTGGCATGACAAAGGACCGgtgcgttggtgatggcgttcTTTAAACCCTGaaaggcttcttgttcctttgtctcccatttccagggtgTGTCTTTCTTGACAAGGTTATGCAagggcctagccatgtggctgaaattggcaacaaattggtggaggaagttggcaaaaccCAGGAATGATTGAACTTCTTTGACTTTAGTAGGGGTAGGCCATTCTTGAacagcctggattttgagcttatccaggctgaaacccttatccaagacaatgatacccaggtattccacagatgTCACATGGAAGGTGCACTTTGAGGCtttacagaatagctgaTTTTTCATGAGACGCCGTAGGACTTCATGGATGTGCCgggtgtgggatgcgtcatccttagagtaaatgaggatgtcatcaagatagatgatgatgcatacatccaataaatctttgaacaacttgttcatgaagtgttggaaagcggcaggggcgtttgtcaggccaaaagTCATTACCAGGGATTCATACAGCCCATACTTTGTGCAAAAGGCAGTCTTCCacttgtcaccttccttaactTGGATGTTGTTATAGCCCCATCTCAGATCTAATttagtgaagaccttggcgctgcggagctgggccatgaggtcatctggacggggtagcAGGTAGACGTTCTTCTTAGTCCGGTTATTGAGACGGCAATAGTCCACTACTAGACAacaggaaccatccttctttgGCACAAACATAACAGGGGAGCTGATGGATGATTTACTGGGGCAgattttcccagccttgagctcatccctaagccaatccttgagggTGGCGGATtcggcgtcagtcatgctatagaGGGGCAAGTTGagagggccttctttggtGAGTTCAATCCCTATGTCATAATGCCGGTGCGgtggaagcttattgaattcttcctccccaaataccttggcatattggtggtattctgggggtactccttcaagagggttcttgtcagcttcctcctccttggcaataGCCACATGTTCTGGCGGTGTATGGGGGAAGGAGAGTGTTTGTGAATTCCAATTGATTTTGGGGTTGTGGTTTTCCAGCCATTTGATTCCTAGGATGGCAGCGTGTGATCCGGTGTTGCAGACTAGGAAGGTTTCTGTCATGCGCTTGCCATCAAAAAGGAAGGTCAGGTGGACCTttttccaaatctttccagcctgggggctcaacccatcaagcatagtaacagtacgGGGTTGCGGaaggtcaatgagtggtaGGTGTAGAGCCTCAGCGGTGTGGGGATGAATGAACaatgatgtggcgcctgaatctatcaggacttctagagtgtccgcttgtttctctggtttgattggaattgtgaacAGGGGTCTATTTCTATGAGATTgcaatatattacagaaTTCCAAGACAAAAACAGagtccttagggtccttgcgtgcggcagcaggtacccttactcttttcccaattgatacttggagtctttgccagttttggcggtttccttggctttccccttgtcctcaacaGGGGTTGCCTTCCAGCCTGTGCGGCATTCCACAAACTTATGACCCATCTTTCTGCACTTGATacaggcgcctgcggcgcAGCAGCAAttttgttcttcctccaacacaaagttgggattgtTGGAGAGCTTCTTCAAACTGGATGTGACTTGactggtacttgtcccccttgcagggttggatggtttgctagacttattgtcccttggtgggtggctagcacgctcttcaCGGAGAGCAttgtcaatgacaagtgctgcgttctgcagcttgagAAGGGTGTGGGGTTGGTGCTTGCAGGTTGCTATTTGGcagctgacctcccagtggaggccgcaggcaaactggccttggagggccgcgttgttccagtccagttccattgctagggttctgaactttgtgatgtaatccgcgcatgtgccggactgggtaagTGTTGTGATCTTCCGCTTGGTGGCCCTagtggcatcagggtcacCAAAAGCCGCCAAGAATTCCAATTTGAAGCCTTCCACCGTTTGAATGATGGCCCAgtgtgacccaagctggtcaaggtgtgggtgggcccaggccccggccgtatccttcatgttcatcaagaggaaggatAGTACTTCCTGGTTGGTGGGGAACATGCAGGAATTCAGCTGTGTCCAAGccagcatccttgtgagccactgtttggcttcactcccaatcttgcctgtataggcatctggatggtctactttgaccagGGCAGGGTATGTGGCAACTGGAGCCAGTGGAGGAGGGATGGATGCTCtgattggggattggagacccagagggggagaagggactTGTGGGGGTAGTACTCTCTGTGGCTGTGGTTGGGCAAAGATAGGGAGCCCTTTTTGTTTGGGCCAGAAGGAAGGCCCACtagccaatccaataggcttggcttttggtagggggcatggcgttgcttccacggcTGGGGGCTTGGTttctggggtccttggccCATGGGATTGGAGGCtcctaagcccatccttgacaacatcaactgTTTGAGAAATGTTCTCAACGTTGGTTTGGGTTTTGATCCCTGTTTCTTTGACTTCTTTGAGCTTTTGCTTGATGTTCTCAACTTGgctgaggaggccaaggagaaggcgGGTGACCCGCTCAAGGGAGACTTCCTGTTACAAACTCCTTATtgataccattagaattggacaaattttctattatttttactattttttacggactcaatatcttttgttttttgatcacgtgatctcggcgcttattatgccaagatgccgtgccaagatgccgtgccaagggcgcttaggagaaatccacgcttctgcgcagcccgtagcacgcttctcttttcacacggactcttcttttctcacgcacacagaccatgtagatagtgtgcttttgtctatatatacagcaggaaaattgcttggagaccccaagtcaattttaccttgtctcttactcattagagaaggtagtcagccagctaagtagccggcccctaagtagttctcagacgctcaccaacCCCTTTACCTATCacatgtcgtacaccactgtaatgtgggtacttgctagcaaaggcaggcgcttaaggccgtactactacaagcacacgtatgtatctaacttatctaaggctatactactagcgcttaaggcgctctaatgctatctactgctgacaaaggggccggaggcctgggaggtgtggtaggtgaaggTAGGGGGTaacgtcagctgaacttctgggggctggTTACTTAACTGGctgggtcctcctcaatgaatatgagacaaggtaaaattgacttgggatctccaagcaattttcctgctgtatatatagacaaaactgctaactacatgtggtctgtgcgtgtgtgaatagaagcctacatgtgaaaagagaagcgtgctgcgggctgcgcagaagcgtggattattcctaagcgcccttggcacggcatctcggcgcggcatcttggtaTGATaggcgccgagatcacgtgatcgaaaaacgaaagatatcaggtccgtaaaaaatactaaaaatatcagaaaaatcgtaggaatctagtggtatatgttaggggattgtaacattgcctcccccttaaaggctcttggcggcgtcacgagcctttctaagtctagcttggttgaatcgcttgatctcttcctggctatgttccaatagttcttctggttcccaggaattgtcctCCGggccataccctttccattttattagataaaaccattttccttgTTGTTGCTTAGAGTCAATAATTTGCTCAACCTCgtactcctcttccccttctattgtttcaggagggggccGGTCCGGAAatggctgacttggggacTTGTGTGTTTTAGATAGTagtcctacgtagaatacgtcatgaattttcagagtttccggtagcttgaggcggtacgcgtgactggagattttttcagtGACTTCGAACGGTCCTAGCCGTTTGGGATCtagcttgttggagtttgttctaagttccacgttttttccgtccagccagacttttttgcccACAGAGTATTCTGGTACCACTCCTTTTGTGCCTGCCATGCGTTCCTTGGTCATTCTGAGTGATGACTCCGCTTCTTGCCATTCTCGTGCTAGGGTGTCGGCTACTTGGttggcttctgggacgttggcaGGAACGTTAGATGGATTCATGACTGGGTTCCTTCCGTAAACCAgctcaaagggggtttttcctGTAGCGGTATGCTTAGCGTTGTTGTAAGCGTATTCCGCTAATGGCAGCCATgtggcccaatctgagtgatCTGCAGCAACATAGGACCTGAgatagaactcaatgaactggttcactcTTTCCGTTTGTCCATCCAATTCTGGGTGATACGCTGACAAGAAGGCGGGTTTGACTCCTAGGCGTTGATacagtgcccttaggaattttcctgtgaacgTTGTCCCTCggtctgagactgttttgaccggtaatccgtgaagtttccacacatgggtgatgaacaggtCTGCAAGGCCTTTGGCGGTAACTttcttggaagtggggatgaagtgcccaaacttggaaaatgaATCAATTACCACTAAGATAGCGTCGTGGCCCTGtgacttgggaaaaccaGTGATGAAGTCGTACaagatggtgtggaatggGAACGGGGGAACTTCCAAGGGTTTAAGAGCAATGACTGGTGCGTGGGCCctttggttggcttggcataccgggcaacattctacccattcttttgcagacgacttcattcctggccaccagtagttcctGCTGAGCAATTCtaaggtttgttgttgccctGGGTGTCCCGCTAGCGGTGAGTCATGGTATTCCTTCAGAAGGCGCTCCTTCAGGGTTTCTgcgtctgggacaactagttttccttggtaccagaggaggtcttcttcccaatcataatcTCTATAGGCCTTACAAATTGAGGGGGGAGCATTGTCCGCGTCTTCagtgaggaattggataatggGTTCCAGGGAAGGATCCTCTCTAAGTTTGGAGCGGATTTCCGTGACTATTTCTAgctcctcttctgatgtgttggcaaagacctcaGCCGGTAGCATaacttctggttcctgggTGGTTTCTACATAGTCTGCTCTCCTGgatagggcgtctggtttccccgattgctttcctggttGGTAATGGATCTCGaaattgaaatcgctcaggaatatgcgccatctggCGTGTCTTTGGTTGAAAGTCctggcctgcatccagtattccaggttcctgtggtctgtgaagacctggattggCTTGTCTGTGGCTTCCAGGAATATTCTCCATTCTTCCAATGCCTTAATTAtcgccaggagttccttattgtgggtgtcataattggcttctgctcctgagaatgacttggacatgtaaGCAATTGGATGAAGGCAGTTATCTTCCCCTTGTTGGCTCAGGATGGCACCCATGGCTACGCCTGATGCGTCCGTTTCTAGGTAATAGGGGAGATCTGGGTTTGAGTGGATTAGGACCGGGGAACGGGTGACTAGGGACTTTAATTCCTGAaaggcttcttcctcttgggtctcccaagaccatgggatttccttttttgtgagattGTGGAGGGGGCGAGCCACGGAactaaagttggggatgaattggcAAAGGtagttcacaaatcctaggaaggcctggacctgcttgactgttttaGGTTGGGGCCATGATGTAACAGCCTCGattttcttctggtccatggagaagcctgcaggggatatgacaatgccaaggtaattgactgtggtgacgtggaagtgacacttagagagcttgcagaacaactggtttttcATTAGTCTCAATAGGACTTCCCTAACGTGTTCTGGATGCTTCTTGGGGTCTTCGGAAAAGAtgaggatgtcatccaagtaaatcaccactgtgacgtcaatgaggtctctgaacaagtcattcatgaaatgttggaaggcagccggggcgttggtgagaccaaagggcatgaccagGTACTTGAATAGTCCATACTTGGTCctgaaggccgtcttccactcatctccttccttaatccTGACGTTATTATAACCCCAACGAAGATCTAGTTTGGTAAACAGTTTTGCGTTCCTGAGCTTGGCCATCAGATCATCCTGTCTAGGGAGCGGGTAGACATTTTTCTGGGTGACATCATTTAACTTTTGGTAGTCCACGACCAGTCGTAGggaaccatctgccttctttacaaacatcaccggggcgcctgctgatgAAGTACTGGGGCGAATTTTGCCCATGgctagttcttcatcaatatgTTGCTTCAGTGCTTTAGACTCCGCATCGGTCATGCCGTAGATTGGACCTGGTGtaagtttggcatctggagtGAGGTCAATTGATATAttgtactccctatgtggagggaggacttTGAACTCCTCTTTGCCAAACACTCTAGCAAACTcgtggtactgaggggggagTTCCGCCAAAGGGTctgggtctgcttcttcctcagaggcaatttgaacctGTTTGGGGAATGTGATAAGTCCTTGATGCCAATCAATGAGAGGGGATTCAGTTAtgagccaagtcatgccaaggattgccAAGGTATTGCTGATAGGACAGACAAGAAAAGGGATagtgtggggatggccattggccaagaccgcgatttgaacctggtgccaaatgcgaccagtctgggaaatagtaccatctaacattctcacaactcgtggatttttgagttgggtttttgggattttgtatttttccacaatcaagggggaaatgaagttcgacgtggctcctgagtctatcagggtTTTCAAAGGTTCTGCTGGGAAGTTCTGGACATATAGATCGATGAAGAgcagtggttttttattagAATCCAGTCCTAGATTTACAAATTTGAATCTATCTATATTGTCCTTGTTAGtcaggggcttggcagcagtccttgacttcaatcttttcccaaaccctcttcttctgccaccttgaca comes from Rhizoctonia solani chromosome 4, complete sequence and encodes:
- a CDS encoding Retrotransposable element Tf2 protein; this encodes MVCEVSLERVTRLLLGLLSQVENIKQKLKEVKETGIKTQTNVENISQTVDVVKDGLRSLQSHGPRTPETKPPAVEATPCPLPKAKPIGLASGPSFWPKQKGLPIFAQPQPQRVLPPQVPSPPLGLQSPIRASIPPPLAPVATYPALVKVDHPDAYTGKIGSEAKQWLTRMLAWTQLNSCMFPTNQEVLSFLLMNMKDTAGAWAHPHLDQLGSHWAIIQTVEGFKLEFLAAFGDPDATRATKRKITTLTQSGTCADYITKFRTLAMELDWNNAALQGQFACGLHWEVSCQIATCKHQPHTLLKLQNAALVIDNALREERASHPPRDNKSSKPSNPARGTSTSQVTSSLKKLSNNPNFVLEEEQNCCCAAGACIKCRKMGHKFVECRTGWKATPVEDKGKAKETAKTGKDSKYQLGKENRPLFTIPIKPEKQADTLEVLIDSGATSLFIHPHTAEALHLPLIDLPQPRTVTMLDGLSPQAGKIWKKVHLTFLFDGKRMTETFLVCNTGSHAAILGIKWLENHNPKINWNSQTLSFPHTPPEHVAIAKEEEADKNPLEGVPPEYHQYAKVFGEEEFNKLPPHRHYDIGIELTKEGPLNLPLYSMTDAESATLKDWLRDELKAGKICPSKSSISSPVMFVPKKDGSCCLVVDYCRLNNRTKKNVYLLPRPDDLMAQLRSAKVFTKLDLRWGYNNIQVKEGDKWKTAFCTKYGLYESLVMTFGLTNAPAAFQHFMNKLFKDLLDVCIIIYLDDILIYSKDDASHTRHIHEVLRRLMKNQLFCKASKCTFHVTSVEYLGIIVLDKGFSLDKLKIQAVQEWPTPTKVKEVQSFLGFANFLHQFVANFSHMARPLHNLVKKDTPWKWETKEQEAFQGLKNAITNAPVLCHANPEKPYFLETDASGAALGSILSQHQEDGRLHPLGFLSESFKGAKQNYNTHDKELLAIICSFEYWRIFLEGTLHPITVFTDHWNLEYWKESCTFNQRHAQWHLLLAGYNFQIVYRPGKQSGKPDALSQRSDHADIPPEPQSMLPDPVFANVALVTPEKELQCQIKQSLDQDKSLEEILQFLQSKSKALPSIKRAFKDYEMEAGLLFYQGRIVVPDVGTLRTDLLQIFHNSPLAGHPGRQQTLELVSRNYYWPGIRADTYWHVNSCKTCQWIQKPKYASIPPQPLELPSRPWQHMLYDMIVDLPKDGSCDSILVIVDSFTKYAILVECSKKLKALELADLFLRHVWKRYSMPEKTVLDQGRVFNNKFLKALYQRLGIDPHFSLAYHPQSDGQTKRVNPTVKHFLRAYSGINQKDWVKWLPMVEFAYNNAVHSATGKSLFKALYGWEPSLTPSNIPTNVLEANDLASQMEAQWRVIEAALRQSKTCMTAGETGEPINFEIGEEAWLDAKNVKLKTLSPKLTEQCLGPFKVTKKISDCAYRLELPPSMRIHNVFYVGLLSKVKRDNKRAFENQLPPVTVDREEEYEVEGITDMEKRDRKWFFRVKWKGYGSEENTWEPRENLKNAEKILKKFEKEMKEKALGAAKALRGGAVL
- a CDS encoding Retrotransposable element Tf2 protein translates to MATRSQTSSQAQSPFDPRDLGPQLPATTAVKLGEVLYTTIRQLHPHAVSIIPSTRSGVPHPYSRPTSRSSRRSVPSHSQPPTCSPSPTPQDLPGMELEPTLSALLEAITALTTQVGSLQDQVKSQGKQISQLTAICKETNNLVGDKDQGGAQNKPGPSTGPVTPPTHSGGETHTPGTVRPGLKAPFRPSRGTGFNSEDEEEPRAPKKEPQGTPKRHLGSLTPFDAGSSIKRPKMDLPDPYKGDTRGRKATQWLDRMMLWVALHRDQFDEEEQMVVWILYHMTNKAADWALPIIGNIIKGKGNPPTTIQALTGKFKEAFADPDAKRAAARKIAALTQTTTTSEYVTEFRNLMAELDWNTEAYIAQFTQGLHWKVKELLSTKDHVPDDDLEAIFAALVKIDNIRWENKENQPKKLPAKSPVTATTSTSTTTTRVRLSEDPNYVTPEEQDRRRAAGLCVKCGQKGHGIKQCPNGWKATIKEVVKVAEEEDRFKFVNLGLDSNKKPLLFIDLYVQNFPAEPLKTLIDSGATSNFISPLIVEKYKIPKTQLKNPRVVRMLDGTISQTGRIWHQVQIAVLANGHPHTIPFLVCPISNTLAILGMTWLITESPLIDWHQGLITFPKQVQIASEEEADPDPLAELPPQYHEFARVFGKEEFKVLPPHREYNISIDLTPDAKLTPGPIYGMTDAESKALKQHIDEELAMGKIRPSTSSAGAPVMFVKKADGSLRLVVDYQKLNDVTQKNVYPLPRQDDLMAKLRNAKLFTKLDLRWGYNNVRIKEGDEWKTAFRTKYGLFKYLVMPFGLTNAPAAFQHFMNDLFRDLIDVTVVIYLDDILIFSEDPKKHPEHVREVLLRLMKNQLFCKLSKCHFHVTTVNYLGIVISPAGFSMDQKKIEAVTSWPQPKTVKQVQAFLGFVNYLCQFIPNFSSVARPLHNLTKKEIPWSWETQEEEAFQELKSLVTRSPVLIHSNPDLPYYLETDASGVAMGAILSQQGEDNCLHPIAYMSKSFSGAEANYDTHNKELLAIIKALEEWRIFLEATDKPIQVFTDHRNLEYWMQARTFNQRHARWRIFLSDFNFEIHYQPGKQSGKPDALSRRADYVETTQEPEVMLPAEVFANTSEEELEIVTEIRSKLREDPSLEPIIQFLTEDADNAPPSICKAYRDYDWEEDLLWYQGKLVVPDAETLKERLLKEYHDSPLAGHPGQQQTLELLSRNYWWPGMKSSAKEWVECCPVCQANQRAHAPVIALKPLEVPPFPFHTILYDFITGFPKSQGHDAILVVIDSFSKFGHFIPTSKKVTAKGLADLFITHVWKLHGLPVKTVSDRGTTFTGKFLRALYQRLGVKPAFLSAYHPELDGQTERVNQFIEFYLRSYVAADHSDWATWLPLAEYAYNNAKHTATGKTPFELVYGRNPVMNPSNVPANVPEANQVADTLAREWQEAESSLRMTKERMAGTKGVVPEYSVGKKVWLDGKNVELRTNSNKLDPKRLGPFEVTEKISSHAYRLKLPETLKIHDVFYVGLLSKTHKSPSQPFPDRPPPETIEGEEEYEVEQIIDSKQQQGKWFYLIKWKGYGPEDNSWEPEELLEHSQEEIKRFNQARLRKARDAAKSL